A section of the Paenibacillus yonginensis genome encodes:
- a CDS encoding BofC C-terminal domain-containing protein, whose protein sequence is MRNRWRRWRRALWTFMVVGLLVGLASLGMPLSEQLKELLSDDGPVAAETLAGIQEWTEDHAEEGSHEDFKTELTRSQRARIVHTGTVYVCGSEHKIIGIMKPDEIIGLMKAHPAWQGRIDHKGEVWLEEHVAELSATCKEKGYIGLDAHGTLSLFEGKPEKEKVMRTFFQIDIKSMESALPKEIVNQLHNGIRVQDLEEYNSVISTFSDYALDSEAGGSMH, encoded by the coding sequence ATGAGAAACCGCTGGAGAAGGTGGAGAAGAGCCCTATGGACGTTTATGGTTGTAGGATTGCTAGTTGGTCTTGCGAGCCTGGGCATGCCTCTCTCCGAGCAGTTAAAAGAACTGCTGAGCGATGACGGACCGGTGGCTGCGGAAACGCTGGCCGGCATCCAGGAGTGGACGGAAGACCACGCCGAAGAGGGATCCCATGAAGATTTCAAAACTGAGTTGACCCGTTCCCAGCGGGCTCGTATTGTGCATACAGGTACGGTGTACGTTTGCGGCTCTGAACATAAAATCATCGGAATTATGAAGCCGGACGAAATTATCGGATTAATGAAAGCTCATCCCGCCTGGCAGGGCAGGATTGATCATAAAGGAGAAGTCTGGCTGGAGGAGCATGTCGCCGAGCTGTCGGCTACCTGTAAAGAGAAAGGCTACATCGGGCTTGATGCCCATGGAACCTTAAGTTTGTTTGAAGGCAAGCCGGAGAAGGAGAAGGTGATGCGGACGTTTTTCCAAATTGATATCAAGTCTATGGAATCCGCTCTCCCCAAAGAAATTGTGAATCAGCTTCATAACGGAATCCGAGTACAGGATCTGGAGGAATACAACAGTGTAATTTCGACTTTCAGCGATTATGCGCTGGACTCCGAGGCCGGGGGCAGCATGCATTAA